One part of the Desulfonema ishimotonii genome encodes these proteins:
- a CDS encoding ExeA family protein codes for MYETFYGLKEKPFKVLPDPDYLYMSPGHQKAYTHLEYGILENKGFVVITGEVGSGKTTLINYLLNKIPQDIRVGLINNTHIPPDQLLKAICQDFELDVGETDKAGMVDLFHTFLIDAFVRNHRVVLIVDEAQNLTDKALEEIRMLSNLETEKHHLIQIVLVGQPELRHKLRKKNLRQFVQRVTVHCHLEGLKADEVDRYIRYRLEVGGAGTADLFDKAAVSAVCKYSHGIPRLINILCDTALVYGYADGLKAITGDVVENVIQERKAGGIFSGLPEDYEEPVVHHETGLCAPVMAQFRTLERKIRLLENTVADLERRLEMLEAGDRCNST; via the coding sequence ATGTACGAAACCTTTTACGGTCTGAAGGAAAAGCCCTTTAAAGTGCTTCCCGACCCGGATTATCTGTATATGAGTCCGGGCCATCAGAAGGCCTATACCCATCTTGAGTACGGTATTCTTGAAAACAAGGGGTTTGTGGTGATCACCGGCGAGGTCGGGTCCGGAAAAACAACCCTCATCAACTATCTGCTGAACAAGATCCCCCAGGATATCCGGGTCGGCCTCATCAACAATACCCATATCCCGCCGGATCAGTTGCTGAAAGCCATCTGTCAGGATTTTGAGCTGGATGTGGGGGAGACGGACAAGGCTGGGATGGTTGATCTTTTTCATACTTTTCTGATTGATGCGTTTGTCCGGAATCATCGGGTGGTACTGATCGTTGATGAGGCGCAGAACCTCACAGACAAGGCCCTGGAAGAGATCCGAATGCTCTCCAATCTGGAGACGGAAAAGCATCATCTGATTCAGATCGTTCTGGTCGGACAGCCCGAACTCCGCCACAAGCTTCGCAAAAAAAATCTCCGGCAATTTGTGCAGCGGGTGACGGTTCACTGTCATCTGGAAGGGTTGAAGGCGGATGAGGTGGACCGGTATATCCGGTATCGCCTGGAGGTCGGTGGGGCCGGGACTGCCGATCTTTTTGACAAAGCGGCTGTCTCCGCTGTCTGCAAGTATTCGCACGGCATCCCCCGCCTGATTAATATTCTCTGTGATACCGCTTTGGTTTACGGATATGCGGACGGTCTGAAGGCGATTACCGGGGATGTGGTTGAGAATGTGATTCAGGAACGGAAGGCCGGGGGAATCTTTTCCGGTTTGCCGGAAGATTATGAGGAACCGGTGGTTCATCATGAGACGGGACTGTGCGCACCGGTTATGGCGCAGTTCAGGACGCTGGAGCGGAAGATCCGCCTGCTTGAAAACACTGTTGCCGATCTGGAACGTCGCCTGGAAATGCTGGAGGCCGGTGATCGCTGCAACAGTACATGA
- a CDS encoding peptidoglycan-binding protein codes for MPYPTLRLKDGFASQSPELRDDVKRLQSALIRAGYDLDADGQFGRGTEDAVRVFQRTCGLTADGIAGPKTWQLLEPFMKAPETPHEPDTDDTAGESPVSYPTLRLRDGSASQSPELRDDVERLQNALIRAGYDLDADGQFGRGTGAAVRAFQRTHGQVADGIVGPKTWQTLEPFMKAPETPQKPDADDTAYPALQLKDGFASESPELRDDVKRLQSALILAGYDLDSDGLFGRGTEDAVKAFQRTHGQVADGIVGPKTWQTLEPFMKTPDTPQKPDTNDAADVLPGFHGDLSWVHDREGHAGKTYWPGGASGVTLDPGVDLGHASPSLIEAAYKSLLSAEQYTAVKSVLGIKGQAAKQALRNNATLRSVRISRSQADGIFKYAAKPYWEAIVRRFPTIREQSSPASVQTVMLSLSYNRGAGNRNLNVLSQPIKNKNWLKVADLVGAMQQNHSLAGIRKRRRMEANLIRSELA; via the coding sequence ATGCCTTACCCGACTCTGCGACTCAAAGACGGATTTGCCAGCCAGTCACCGGAACTGAGGGATGACGTAAAACGATTGCAAAGCGCCCTGATCCGGGCAGGTTATGACCTGGATGCCGACGGACAGTTCGGCAGAGGAACCGAGGATGCGGTCAGGGTTTTCCAGCGAACCTGCGGTCTGACAGCGGACGGCATTGCCGGCCCGAAAACGTGGCAGCTTCTGGAGCCGTTTATGAAAGCGCCTGAAACGCCCCATGAACCGGATACGGATGACACTGCCGGTGAAAGCCCCGTCTCTTACCCGACCCTGCGACTCAGAGACGGATCTGCCAGTCAGTCACCGGAGCTGAGGGATGATGTGGAGCGATTGCAGAACGCCCTGATCCGGGCAGGTTATGACCTGGATGCCGACGGACAGTTTGGCAGGGGAACCGGGGCGGCGGTCAGGGCCTTCCAGCGGACCCACGGGCAGGTGGCAGACGGCATTGTCGGCCCGAAAACGTGGCAGACCCTGGAGCCGTTTATGAAAGCGCCTGAAACGCCTCAGAAGCCGGATGCGGATGACACTGCCTATCCGGCCCTGCAACTCAAAGACGGATTTGCCAGCGAATCACCGGAACTGAGGGATGATGTAAAACGATTGCAAAGCGCCCTGATCCTGGCAGGTTATGATCTGGATTCCGACGGACTGTTCGGCAGGGGAACCGAGGATGCGGTCAAGGCCTTCCAGCGGACCCACGGGCAGGTGGCAGACGGCATTGTCGGCCCGAAAACGTGGCAGACCCTGGAGCCGTTTATGAAAACACCCGATACGCCTCAGAAACCGGATACAAATGATGCTGCCGATGTACTGCCCGGTTTTCACGGCGACCTGAGCTGGGTCCATGACCGCGAAGGCCACGCAGGCAAAACCTACTGGCCGGGCGGTGCATCGGGCGTCACCCTCGATCCCGGAGTTGACCTCGGTCATGCCAGCCCCTCTCTCATTGAAGCGGCTTACAAAAGTCTGCTCTCTGCGGAACAGTATACGGCTGTGAAAAGTGTGCTGGGCATTAAAGGCCAGGCGGCGAAGCAAGCCCTCAGAAACAACGCCACGCTTCGTAGCGTCCGCATCAGCCGCTCGCAGGCTGACGGAATCTTCAAATATGCGGCAAAGCCTTACTGGGAGGCCATTGTCAGGCGATTTCCGACGATCCGGGAACAGTCCTCGCCCGCCTCGGTGCAGACGGTCATGCTCTCCCTCTCCTACAACCGGGGCGCGGGCAACCGGAACCTGAACGTACTGTCACAGCCGATAAAAAATAAAAACTGGCTGAAGGTGGCCGACCTTGTCGGTGCAATGCAGCAGAACCACAGTCTGGCTGGCATCCGTAAACGCCGCCGCATGGAGGCGAACCTGATTCGCTCCGAACTGGCATAA
- a CDS encoding outer membrane beta-barrel protein has product MERTFYEIIRHERKKYHNPYCSGTDDSLSRFHRERACPGCHLHALCHGCREYNDNIEFEREDPLSDFVTNVKPAFRLDYDTELMKLETLASVNFSRYAEETHLDKEDQSYRLRGEYRATERSTFSGRLAYIRDTTLESGPESAAEGIDDAGIFYFRTDRKRYNADLGYEYRLNELSDISIDYSFRQTDYAFEENSDFDKQKIALSCKRRLKDQVSSVAAKFSYDHRNSETGEVDNYNLAGEWEYNIKETLRLTSSLGVRFTREEYDDGSPQDETWRGTADIQLRKRMDEQSALTVGYRRDLKTDSSGKAVNVDELYCNFSRKLTGRLRAGLASRFYYVKEDNEGEGAEDSDRYFFEVTPSLAWRITENYYLKLAYSYSTEYDNGEEDDPGVDRNRVWLILSFNFPGKW; this is encoded by the coding sequence ATGGAACGAACTTTTTACGAAATCATCCGTCATGAGAGAAAAAAATACCATAATCCATATTGTTCTGGGACTGATGATTCTCTCTCCCGCTTTCACAGAGAACGGGCGTGCCCAGGATGTCACCTGCACGCCCTCTGTCACGGTTGCCGGGAATACAACGACAATATCGAGTTTGAGCGGGAAGATCCGCTGTCGGATTTTGTGACCAATGTCAAACCGGCCTTCAGACTCGATTACGACACCGAACTGATGAAGCTGGAGACGTTGGCTTCGGTCAATTTTTCCCGGTATGCCGAAGAGACGCATCTTGACAAAGAGGATCAGAGCTACCGGCTCCGGGGGGAATACCGGGCGACGGAGAGAAGCACCTTTTCGGGAAGACTGGCCTACATCCGGGATACGACCCTGGAATCCGGGCCGGAGTCTGCCGCAGAGGGGATTGATGATGCGGGCATTTTTTATTTCCGGACCGATCGGAAGCGCTACAATGCGGATCTGGGATATGAATACCGGTTAAACGAACTCTCCGATATCAGTATTGATTACAGCTTCAGGCAGACAGACTACGCCTTTGAAGAAAATTCCGATTTTGACAAACAGAAGATCGCGCTTTCCTGCAAACGCCGCCTGAAAGACCAGGTCAGCAGCGTCGCCGCGAAATTTTCCTATGACCACCGGAACTCCGAAACCGGCGAAGTGGATAATTATAACCTTGCCGGGGAGTGGGAATATAATATTAAGGAAACCTTAAGGCTGACCTCCTCCCTGGGTGTCCGCTTTACCCGGGAAGAATACGATGATGGCAGCCCGCAGGACGAGACGTGGCGGGGAACGGCCGATATACAGCTGCGGAAGCGCATGGATGAGCAGTCTGCCCTTACCGTCGGATACCGCCGTGATTTAAAAACCGATTCTTCCGGTAAGGCTGTCAATGTTGATGAGCTGTACTGCAATTTCAGCCGGAAGCTGACCGGACGGCTGCGGGCAGGGCTTGCCAGCCGTTTTTATTACGTTAAGGAGGATAATGAAGGGGAGGGGGCCGAAGACAGTGACCGGTATTTTTTTGAGGTGACGCCGTCACTGGCCTGGCGGATTACAGAAAATTACTACCTGAAGCTGGCCTACAGCTACTCAACGGAATATGACAACGGCGAAGAGGATGACCCCGGGGTTGACCGGAACCGGGTCTGGCTCATTCTGTCCTTTAACTTTCCGGGAAAATGGTAA
- a CDS encoding CpsD/CapB family tyrosine-protein kinase: MSKLKKALEKAMKSRLADERHLPGDRQAADAGFRMKRRRCDVQVTYSQTQVQSVDARILERNRVLALFQEYKTTEQIKRLRTQVLNQLEEIGGNSLLVTSANPGEGKTFTSINLGVSIAQEFDRTVLIVDADLKNPTVQHYDFANDFFNINVNQGLADYLQGHVSIPDLLLNPGIEKLTIIPGGHPLPNSAELLGSPRMEALVKELTSRYRADRIIIFDAPALLYCTDPVVLSRFVDGILLVVEEEKTSKNDLKKVLGMLKGKKILGTILNKSKSQ; this comes from the coding sequence ATGAGCAAACTGAAGAAAGCCCTGGAAAAGGCCATGAAATCGAGATTGGCAGACGAACGGCATCTGCCGGGCGATCGGCAGGCAGCCGATGCGGGTTTCCGGATGAAGCGGCGCAGATGTGATGTTCAGGTGACCTATTCCCAGACGCAGGTTCAGTCCGTTGACGCCCGTATCCTGGAGCGGAACAGGGTGCTGGCGCTCTTTCAGGAGTATAAGACGACAGAGCAGATCAAGCGGCTTCGGACACAGGTACTGAACCAGCTTGAGGAGATCGGGGGAAACAGCCTTCTGGTGACCAGCGCCAATCCCGGAGAGGGAAAGACCTTTACCAGTATCAATCTGGGGGTGAGCATTGCCCAGGAGTTCGACCGGACCGTGCTGATCGTGGATGCGGATTTGAAAAATCCCACCGTTCAGCATTACGATTTCGCAAACGATTTTTTCAACATCAACGTAAATCAGGGGCTTGCGGACTATCTGCAGGGCCATGTGAGCATCCCGGACCTTCTCCTGAATCCGGGGATTGAGAAACTGACGATTATCCCGGGCGGACATCCGCTGCCCAATTCTGCCGAGCTTCTGGGCTCCCCCCGGATGGAGGCGCTGGTGAAAGAGCTGACAAGTCGCTACCGGGCGGACCGGATCATTATTTTTGACGCGCCCGCGCTTCTCTATTGTACCGATCCGGTGGTTTTATCCCGTTTTGTGGACGGTATACTGCTGGTGGTTGAGGAAGAAAAGACTTCCAAAAACGATCTTAAAAAGGTATTAGGGATGTTAAAAGGAAAGAAGATCCTGGGGACCATTCTGAATAAATCAAAGTCTCAGTAA
- a CDS encoding polysaccharide biosynthesis/export family protein, protein MKKRWFSVCVVMLVFMAGAAGAEEAFRIGPGDVLEISVWRDESLSRKVVVPPDGIISFPLIGDIAETRLTVRELRTVLTQKLAEYVPDATVTVMLLEIRSLNAYVIGKVNRPGEYPVSMDTSVMQLLSMAGGLNPFASEKKIHVLRQTDGKTRKIPFNYKEVLKGINLGQNILLQRGDVIVVP, encoded by the coding sequence ATGAAAAAGAGATGGTTTTCCGTTTGTGTTGTGATGCTGGTCTTCATGGCCGGTGCAGCGGGGGCAGAGGAAGCCTTCCGTATCGGTCCCGGAGATGTGCTTGAGATTTCCGTCTGGCGCGATGAAAGTCTCAGCCGAAAAGTGGTTGTTCCTCCGGATGGCATCATTTCTTTTCCATTGATCGGCGATATTGCCGAAACCCGTCTGACCGTGCGGGAGCTGAGAACGGTGCTGACGCAGAAGCTGGCCGAGTACGTCCCGGATGCCACAGTGACGGTCATGCTGCTTGAAATCAGAAGCCTCAATGCCTATGTGATCGGCAAGGTCAACAGGCCGGGGGAATACCCCGTTTCAATGGACACCAGCGTGATGCAGCTTTTGTCCATGGCCGGCGGCCTTAATCCCTTTGCCTCGGAAAAAAAGATCCATGTTCTGCGGCAGACGGACGGCAAAACCCGTAAAATCCCCTTTAACTACAAAGAGGTTCTGAAAGGGATAAACCTCGGCCAGAACATCCTCCTTCAGCGGGGGGATGTCATTGTGGTTCCCTGA
- a CDS encoding GumC family protein codes for MENQQIEYKDIKGFIRRRKKTFIVVFLLIASAAVIAAFSLPTIYQATATIVIQEQQIPKEYVKSTITSYADERLKAIKRQVMSYDKLKEIIEQYGLYPEMRGKYTMNEIISKMRGAINLESESAKVTNRKTGKKITITIAFILSYENRNPDTVKMVTNVLADLFMEEDVRMREELASVTTAFLEEELKNLKKQIRDHENRISEYKQAHLGELPEYNSVNLQTIARLEREMDQIDSKMRNLQEEKIHLQGQLAGVDPLRPIIVDGKNVAMSPSERLKRLRLELVSLRSKLSDKHPDVRKLKREIRKLESQTTAPGDSVAKLKRLRESEGNLAEMKARLGPKHPDVKKLSREVRLLSKEVARLKTARSLGVMAAKMPDNPTYINLRSQIVSREAAIRGLIRDKGKIREDLRRYHRRVEKSPLVEKEYSELTRDYFSARDKYNEIMKKLMAARVAQGMEDTQRGERFSVKSRARRPEKPFKPNRTAIVFLGVVFASVLGFGMAAMQEFLDHSVKGENDIQRLADIPVLSVISLVETRYEKQRRRTRWVLGGIAGICVIAGALYMVDLYVMPVDELVTTIRTRMAKS; via the coding sequence ATGGAAAATCAGCAAATCGAATACAAAGACATAAAGGGGTTTATCCGGCGGCGGAAAAAGACGTTTATTGTCGTTTTCCTGCTCATTGCCAGTGCCGCTGTGATCGCCGCATTCAGTTTGCCGACCATCTATCAGGCCACAGCGACCATTGTGATTCAGGAGCAGCAGATTCCCAAGGAATACGTCAAATCAACCATCACAAGCTATGCGGATGAACGCCTGAAGGCGATTAAGCGCCAGGTGATGAGCTATGACAAACTCAAGGAGATTATCGAACAATACGGCCTCTATCCCGAGATGCGGGGAAAATATACCATGAACGAAATCATCAGTAAAATGCGGGGGGCCATTAATCTGGAAAGTGAGAGCGCCAAGGTAACGAACCGCAAAACCGGCAAGAAGATCACGATTACCATCGCCTTTATCCTCTCCTATGAGAACAGGAACCCGGATACCGTCAAAATGGTGACCAATGTCCTGGCCGACCTCTTTATGGAAGAGGATGTGAGGATGCGGGAAGAACTCGCATCCGTAACCACCGCTTTTCTGGAGGAAGAGCTGAAAAACCTGAAAAAGCAGATTCGCGACCATGAGAACCGGATCAGTGAATACAAGCAGGCCCATCTGGGCGAGCTTCCGGAGTATAACTCCGTCAATCTCCAGACCATCGCACGTCTGGAGCGCGAGATGGATCAGATTGACAGTAAAATGCGGAACCTTCAGGAGGAAAAGATTCATTTGCAGGGCCAGCTTGCCGGGGTTGATCCGCTCAGACCGATCATCGTGGATGGAAAGAATGTGGCTATGAGTCCGTCAGAGCGCCTCAAGCGTCTGCGTCTGGAACTTGTGAGCCTCCGATCCAAACTTTCCGACAAGCATCCGGATGTCAGAAAGCTGAAGCGGGAGATCCGCAAACTGGAATCCCAGACGACGGCGCCGGGGGACAGCGTGGCAAAGCTGAAACGGCTTCGTGAGTCGGAGGGCAACCTGGCTGAAATGAAGGCGAGGCTGGGGCCGAAACACCCGGATGTCAAAAAGCTTTCCAGAGAAGTCCGGCTGCTTTCCAAAGAGGTGGCGCGACTGAAAACAGCGCGGTCCCTTGGCGTCATGGCGGCAAAAATGCCGGATAATCCGACCTATATCAACCTGAGATCCCAGATTGTTTCGCGGGAGGCGGCGATCCGGGGACTGATTCGGGACAAGGGGAAAATCCGGGAGGATCTGAGGCGATACCACAGGCGGGTTGAAAAATCGCCGCTGGTGGAAAAGGAATACAGTGAGCTGACACGGGATTATTTCAGCGCCAGGGACAAGTACAACGAGATTATGAAGAAACTGATGGCGGCAAGGGTGGCCCAGGGCATGGAGGACACCCAGCGGGGAGAGCGTTTTTCCGTCAAAAGCCGTGCCCGGCGACCTGAAAAGCCCTTTAAACCCAATCGGACGGCGATTGTTTTTCTGGGCGTTGTCTTTGCATCGGTTCTGGGGTTCGGTATGGCGGCCATGCAGGAATTTCTGGACCACTCGGTGAAGGGGGAAAACGATATCCAGCGCCTGGCGGATATACCGGTCCTTTCGGTCATTTCCCTGGTGGAAACGCGATATGAAAAACAGCGGCGGCGGACCCGGTGGGTTCTGGGCGGTATTGCGGGCATTTGTGTGATTGCCGGTGCGTTGTACATGGTTGACCTTTATGTGATGCCCGTGGATGAGCTGGTGACAACAATCAGAACCAGAATGGCAAAGAGCTGA